One Streptomyces sp. L2 genomic window carries:
- a CDS encoding phospholipid carrier-dependent glycosyltransferase translates to MMAREQHSVLGPGAPGGAPVVTPPAPGSAPTSPGSARPRRFAVLCRRRWLVPLLVGLLLAQMAAAMVTTAVRQTPTIDEPVYVATATDYLHEHRIRYNPEHPPLGKLLIATGVAVAGPHYDASYTGTQGAVGRHLLYESGNDPWRLMLWARLPVIVLTLLFGLVVFAFAGDLVGRAGGLVALALYAFSPDVIAHGSLATLDVPAAGFVLTASWLVWRARRRPRRYLPLAGAALGAAVATKMNTLPAVPVLMVLAAVSAVSAVRAVPVEAGERGGARRRLLLRGSAAAGVVLLAALAVVWASYLVVDPRLRFTPAEPVPAVHGLRGLVTGLLPVPPAYRAGMRVQFGLEDHAWQGFLFGHLYTGSRWYYLPAALLVKTPLGLLALGAAGAVALVAVRRLRPAAPYVLVPPAVLLAVAMTGARDLGTRYAVFVPMFLAVAAAGVPRLRARWAAGATAVLVACVAASSLLTFPYYLPYSNEAFGGPAKTYLRLHDSNVDWGQDLGRLADRLRRPPYRGERLWLVYKGSGVPSCYGIHAADPRKVPPADVHGLLVVSDSAVDKARGRLAELIHSSRPVGDVGHSITLFRR, encoded by the coding sequence ATGATGGCTCGCGAACAGCACTCGGTCCTCGGTCCCGGGGCCCCCGGCGGCGCCCCCGTCGTGACACCGCCCGCGCCCGGCTCGGCACCGACGTCTCCCGGCTCGGCCCGGCCGCGCCGGTTCGCCGTGCTGTGCCGGCGGCGGTGGCTGGTGCCGCTTCTGGTGGGGCTGCTGCTGGCGCAGATGGCCGCGGCGATGGTCACCACGGCCGTGCGGCAGACGCCGACCATCGACGAACCGGTGTACGTCGCCACGGCCACGGACTATCTGCACGAGCACCGGATCCGCTACAACCCCGAGCATCCGCCGCTCGGCAAGCTGCTGATCGCCACCGGGGTGGCGGTGGCCGGCCCGCACTACGACGCGTCGTACACCGGCACTCAGGGCGCGGTGGGCCGGCATCTGCTGTACGAGTCGGGCAACGACCCCTGGCGGCTGATGCTGTGGGCCCGGTTGCCGGTGATCGTGCTGACCCTGCTGTTCGGGCTGGTGGTGTTCGCGTTCGCCGGGGATCTGGTGGGGCGGGCGGGCGGCCTGGTGGCGCTGGCGCTGTACGCCTTCTCCCCCGATGTGATCGCCCACGGCTCGCTGGCCACCCTGGACGTGCCGGCCGCCGGGTTCGTGCTGACCGCGTCCTGGCTGGTGTGGCGGGCCCGCCGCCGGCCGCGACGGTACCTGCCCCTCGCGGGGGCGGCGCTGGGCGCGGCGGTGGCGACCAAGATGAACACCCTGCCGGCGGTCCCGGTCCTGATGGTCCTCGCGGCGGTGTCGGCGGTGTCGGCGGTGCGGGCCGTCCCGGTGGAGGCAGGTGAGCGGGGCGGCGCCCGCCGACGGCTGCTGCTGCGGGGTTCCGCCGCCGCGGGTGTCGTGCTGCTGGCAGCGCTTGCCGTCGTATGGGCGTCCTACCTCGTGGTCGACCCGCGGCTGCGGTTCACGCCCGCCGAGCCGGTGCCGGCGGTGCACGGGCTGCGCGGCCTGGTGACCGGGCTGTTGCCGGTGCCGCCCGCCTACCGGGCGGGGATGCGGGTGCAGTTCGGCCTGGAGGACCACGCGTGGCAGGGCTTTCTGTTCGGGCACCTCTACACCGGCTCACGCTGGTACTACCTGCCGGCGGCGCTGCTGGTGAAGACCCCGCTGGGGCTGCTGGCGCTGGGCGCGGCCGGTGCCGTGGCGCTGGTGGCGGTGCGGCGGCTGCGCCCGGCCGCACCGTACGTGCTGGTGCCGCCGGCCGTGCTGCTGGCCGTGGCCATGACGGGTGCCCGGGACCTCGGCACGCGGTACGCGGTGTTCGTGCCGATGTTCCTCGCCGTCGCGGCCGCCGGGGTGCCCAGACTGCGCGCGCGGTGGGCGGCGGGCGCGACGGCGGTGCTGGTGGCGTGCGTGGCGGCCAGTTCGCTGCTCACGTTCCCGTACTACCTGCCGTACTCCAACGAGGCGTTCGGCGGGCCGGCGAAGACGTATCTGCGGTTGCACGACTCCAACGTGGACTGGGGGCAGGACCTGGGCCGGCTCGCCGACCGGCTGCGCCGGCCGCCGTACCGGGGCGAGCGGTTGTGGCTGGTCTACAAGGGCAGCGGTGTGCCGTCGTGCTACGGCATCCACGCGGCCGATCCGCGCAAGGTGCCGCCGGCCGACGTGCACGGGCTGCTCGTCGTCTCCGACTCGGCGGTGGACAAGGCGCGCGGCAGGCTGGCCGAGTTGATCCACAGCAGTCGTCCGGTCGGTGACGTCGGTCATTCGATCACCCTGTTCCGCCGCTGA